From a region of the Rathayibacter sp. VKM Ac-2804 genome:
- a CDS encoding ABC transporter ATP-binding protein: MSAAAAAAAGAAASSAMVDVRGLDVVFGHAKVLHGVDLRVERGRTVGVVGESGSGKSTLAKVLVGSVRAAAGTASVDGVDIVAANRSAMHAYRRRTQMIPQDPYSSLSPRRTIAQTLAEAIDPVRARVGRNEELIVAWLERVGLSADMRHRFPHEFSGGQRQRVAIARGLIIDPTFVIADEITSALDVSVQGQILDLLAGIKESLGLTMMFISHNLAVVQRVSDEVVVLYRGEVVEAGPVERIYADPQHWYTRRLLDADPGSPGFSLSGPAAVPTKESA, encoded by the coding sequence GTGAGCGCCGCCGCCGCCGCGGCCGCTGGAGCCGCCGCGTCCTCCGCGATGGTCGACGTCCGCGGTCTCGACGTCGTCTTCGGCCACGCGAAGGTCCTGCACGGCGTCGACCTGAGGGTCGAGCGCGGCCGCACCGTCGGCGTGGTCGGCGAGTCCGGCTCCGGCAAGTCGACCCTCGCCAAGGTGCTCGTCGGCTCGGTCCGCGCGGCGGCCGGCACGGCGAGCGTCGACGGCGTCGACATCGTCGCCGCCAACCGCTCGGCGATGCACGCCTACCGCCGGCGCACGCAGATGATCCCGCAGGACCCGTACTCCTCGCTCTCGCCGCGGCGCACCATCGCGCAGACCCTCGCCGAGGCGATCGACCCGGTCCGCGCCCGCGTCGGCCGGAACGAGGAGCTGATCGTCGCCTGGCTGGAGCGCGTCGGTCTCAGCGCCGACATGCGGCACCGGTTCCCGCACGAGTTCTCCGGCGGGCAGCGCCAGCGCGTCGCGATCGCCCGCGGGCTGATCATCGACCCGACCTTCGTGATCGCCGACGAGATCACCTCCGCCCTCGACGTCTCGGTGCAGGGGCAGATCCTCGATCTGCTGGCCGGGATCAAGGAGTCGCTCGGTCTGACGATGATGTTCATCTCGCACAACCTCGCCGTCGTCCAGCGCGTCAGCGACGAGGTCGTGGTGCTCTACCGCGGCGAGGTCGTCGAGGCCGGCCCGGTCGAGCGGATCTACGCCGACCCCCAGCACTGGTACACCCGCCGCCTGCTCGACGCCGACCCCGGCTCGCCGGGCTTCAGCCTCTCGGGCCCGGCGGCGGTCCCCACGAAGGAGAGCGCATGA
- a CDS encoding amidohydrolase family protein: MTARLPATPVAEGVLRLVGATLVDGTGAAPLEDSEVEIRDGVIAYAGPRRSGTGPEGRTVDVSGAFLLPGFVDVHVHLAMVPVAPEAARERFPEEDVLEIAGLLRRTLDAGVTTARDLDGLSPGYREAVARGAVAGPRLHLAIAMLSPTGGHADPHHRNGSLPAWAVRPGMPAPGLVDTDEDVVRMVRTLVRTGADVIKVATSGGLGSPNDDARDVGITEKQVALIAELLAERGGRPITAHALSDDAARAAVLGGATSIEHGYDLSDETIALMRERGTTLVPTLSILVRAFDPATTTAERLRQRELLRERGVDSVRRAVAAGIPLALGTDAGVHPHGRNLAELAQLVAVGLTPLEALSAGTLGGARLLGLDAQLGSVEPGKLADLVLTDADPLADVAALADPSAVRVVLQSGRVVKDLDGRLG, encoded by the coding sequence ATGACGGCCCGACTGCCCGCCACCCCCGTCGCCGAGGGCGTGCTCCGCCTCGTCGGCGCGACGCTCGTCGACGGCACAGGCGCGGCGCCGCTCGAGGACTCCGAGGTGGAGATCCGCGACGGCGTGATCGCGTACGCCGGGCCGCGGCGTTCCGGCACCGGTCCCGAGGGGCGCACGGTCGACGTCTCCGGCGCGTTCCTGCTGCCGGGCTTCGTCGACGTGCACGTGCACCTCGCGATGGTGCCGGTCGCCCCGGAGGCGGCGCGCGAGCGCTTCCCGGAGGAGGACGTCCTCGAGATCGCCGGGCTGCTCCGCCGCACGCTCGACGCCGGCGTCACCACCGCGCGCGACCTCGACGGGCTCTCCCCGGGCTACCGCGAGGCCGTCGCACGCGGCGCGGTGGCGGGCCCGCGCCTGCACCTCGCGATCGCCATGCTCTCGCCGACCGGCGGCCACGCCGATCCGCACCACCGCAACGGCAGCCTGCCGGCCTGGGCCGTGCGCCCGGGCATGCCCGCACCCGGACTGGTGGACACGGACGAGGACGTCGTCCGCATGGTCCGCACGCTCGTGCGCACGGGTGCCGACGTGATCAAGGTCGCGACCTCGGGCGGGCTCGGCTCACCCAACGACGACGCGCGCGATGTCGGCATCACCGAGAAGCAGGTCGCCCTGATCGCGGAGCTGCTCGCCGAGCGCGGCGGCCGGCCGATCACGGCGCACGCCCTCTCCGACGACGCCGCGCGGGCCGCGGTGCTGGGCGGCGCCACGAGCATCGAGCACGGCTACGACCTCTCCGACGAGACCATCGCGCTGATGCGCGAGCGCGGGACGACGCTCGTGCCGACCCTGAGCATCCTGGTCCGCGCGTTCGATCCCGCGACGACCACCGCCGAGCGGCTCCGGCAGCGCGAGCTCCTGCGCGAGCGCGGTGTCGACTCGGTGCGCCGGGCCGTCGCGGCGGGGATCCCTCTCGCGCTCGGCACCGACGCCGGAGTGCACCCGCACGGCCGCAACCTCGCCGAGCTGGCGCAGCTGGTCGCCGTCGGGCTCACGCCGCTGGAGGCGCTGAGCGCCGGAACGCTCGGCGGCGCGCGCCTGCTGGGCCTGGACGCGCAGCTCGGCTCGGTCGAGCCGGGCAAGCTCGCCGACCTCGTGCTGACCGACGCGGATCCGCTGGCGGACGTCGCCGCACTCGCCGACCCGTCGGCGGTGCGGGTGGTGCTGCAGTCCGGCCGCGTGGTCAAGGACCTCGACGGGCGCCTGGGCTAG
- a CDS encoding GntR family transcriptional regulator: protein MALQEEHALPMDLFMDLDRSGPIPLYHQIATRLERAILDETLPAGSRLENEVSLGNRLGMSRPTIRRAIQDLVDKGLLVRRRGIGTQVVHGRVTRNVELTSLFEDLQRSGQSPTTSTLSSTVGTADEKTAEALGVEVGSPVLHLVRLRSADGVPLAVLDNTLPADFVDLDLGALETHGLYQLLRARGVAMRVAKQRIGARATTPREAQLLDLRKGAAVLTMTRTAFDNSGRAVEYGQHCYRPDLYSFEITLVDR from the coding sequence ATGGCGCTGCAGGAGGAGCACGCCCTGCCGATGGACCTCTTCATGGACCTCGACCGCTCCGGGCCGATCCCGCTCTACCACCAGATCGCGACGCGACTCGAGCGGGCCATCCTCGACGAGACGCTCCCGGCCGGCTCGCGGCTCGAGAACGAGGTGTCGCTGGGCAACCGCCTGGGCATGTCGCGGCCGACCATCCGCCGCGCGATCCAGGACCTCGTCGACAAGGGCCTCCTCGTGCGCCGCCGCGGCATCGGCACCCAGGTCGTGCACGGCAGGGTCACCCGCAACGTCGAGCTCACCAGCCTCTTCGAGGACCTGCAGCGCTCGGGCCAGAGCCCCACGACCAGCACCCTCTCCTCCACCGTCGGCACGGCCGACGAGAAGACCGCCGAGGCGCTCGGCGTCGAGGTCGGCTCGCCCGTCCTGCACCTCGTACGGCTGCGGTCGGCGGACGGGGTCCCGCTCGCCGTGCTCGACAACACCCTGCCGGCCGACTTCGTCGACCTCGACCTCGGCGCCCTCGAGACGCACGGCCTCTACCAGCTGCTCCGCGCCCGCGGAGTGGCGATGCGCGTCGCGAAGCAGCGGATCGGCGCCCGCGCCACGACCCCCCGCGAGGCGCAGCTGCTCGACCTGCGCAAGGGCGCCGCGGTCCTGACGATGACCCGCACCGCCTTCGACAACTCCGGCCGCGCCGTCGAGTACGGCCAGCACTGCTACCGCCCCGACCTCTACTCCTTCGAGATCACCCTCGTCGACCGCTGA
- a CDS encoding sugar phosphate isomerase/epimerase, whose protein sequence is MKAAVAGAPVSFGVFELTPEGADVVSPDDLVDVLAEAGYTGVDLGPAGYLGRGAELRNRLERSGLDIAGGWIQLPFSDDEAFAASLPELDAALRLFAEASEHGPARLPLPTLADDGSAARRSSPGRGAEADPLDDARWSRLVANVERATAVVRGAGFEPTFHHHAGTYIESPEEIDRFLGAVDIGLTLDTGHLLIGGGDPVAAVERWGSRINHLHLKDVDVAELRRVLAAGGGMREVWSSGSFVAFGRGDIDLDAVMTAIDAQGYDGWVVVEQDVLNAPDADITAFRDERRDDQAVNREALRAWA, encoded by the coding sequence ATGAAGGCCGCGGTCGCCGGCGCCCCCGTCAGCTTCGGCGTCTTCGAGCTCACCCCGGAGGGCGCCGACGTCGTCTCGCCCGACGATCTGGTCGATGTGCTCGCCGAGGCGGGCTACACCGGCGTCGACCTCGGTCCGGCCGGCTACCTCGGCCGCGGCGCCGAGCTGCGGAACCGCCTCGAGCGCTCGGGACTCGACATCGCCGGCGGCTGGATCCAGCTGCCCTTCTCGGACGACGAGGCCTTCGCGGCCTCACTCCCCGAGCTCGACGCCGCGCTCCGCCTCTTCGCCGAGGCGTCCGAGCACGGCCCCGCGCGGCTCCCGCTGCCGACCCTCGCCGACGACGGCTCCGCGGCCCGGCGCTCCTCGCCCGGGCGCGGCGCCGAGGCCGATCCGCTGGACGACGCGCGCTGGTCGCGGCTCGTCGCCAACGTCGAGCGCGCGACCGCCGTCGTCCGCGGAGCCGGCTTCGAGCCGACCTTCCACCACCACGCCGGCACGTACATCGAGTCGCCCGAGGAGATCGACCGCTTCCTCGGCGCCGTCGACATCGGCCTCACCCTCGACACCGGTCACCTCCTGATCGGCGGCGGCGACCCGGTCGCGGCCGTCGAGCGCTGGGGCTCCCGGATCAACCACCTGCACCTCAAGGACGTCGACGTCGCCGAGCTGCGCCGGGTCCTCGCGGCCGGCGGCGGGATGCGCGAGGTCTGGTCCTCCGGATCGTTCGTGGCCTTCGGCCGCGGCGACATCGACCTCGACGCCGTGATGACCGCGATCGACGCCCAGGGCTACGACGGCTGGGTCGTCGTCGAGCAGGACGTCCTCAACGCGCCCGACGCCGACATCACCGCGTTCCGCGACGAGCGCCGCGACGACCAGGCCGTCAACCGCGAGGCCCTGCGCGCCTGGGCCTGA
- the iolG gene encoding inositol 2-dehydrogenase: MTDTPLRFGLIGTGRIGQVHAANIAADPEATLAWVCDPFVDGANDVSARYGGTVTTDAAEMFASGEIDAVLIASPTATHIDLLEAAISAGIPALCEKPIDLDIARVDALLPRVTSSGVPIALGFNRRFDPAFAEARARVAAGEIGALEQLSIISRDPAAPPAAYIGVSGGIFRDMTIHDFDMARFFLPDIVEVTATGTTTFDPGARAHGDFDTAVVTLRSASGALVSITNSRHSSVGYDQRLEAFGADGSIEVANALTSLVSVSNGTSVQAKPPYQDFFLERYAVAYRAELTEFIRLARGEESTSPTFADGRAALVLADAAARSAVERVSVSVEL, translated from the coding sequence GTGACCGACACCCCTCTCCGCTTCGGACTCATCGGCACCGGCCGCATCGGCCAGGTGCACGCGGCGAACATCGCCGCCGACCCCGAGGCGACGCTCGCCTGGGTCTGCGACCCGTTCGTCGACGGCGCGAACGACGTCTCGGCCCGCTACGGCGGCACCGTCACGACCGACGCCGCCGAGATGTTCGCGTCCGGCGAGATCGACGCAGTGCTGATCGCCTCGCCGACCGCGACCCACATCGACCTCCTCGAGGCCGCGATCTCGGCCGGGATCCCCGCGCTCTGCGAGAAGCCGATCGACCTCGACATCGCGCGCGTCGACGCCCTGCTGCCCCGCGTCACGTCGTCGGGAGTGCCGATCGCCCTCGGCTTCAACCGCCGCTTCGACCCGGCCTTCGCCGAGGCGCGCGCCCGCGTCGCCGCCGGCGAGATCGGCGCGCTCGAGCAGCTCTCGATCATCAGCCGCGACCCCGCCGCCCCGCCCGCGGCCTACATCGGCGTCTCCGGCGGCATCTTCCGCGACATGACGATCCACGACTTCGACATGGCGCGCTTCTTCCTCCCCGACATCGTCGAGGTCACCGCGACCGGCACCACCACGTTCGACCCCGGCGCGCGCGCGCACGGCGACTTCGACACCGCCGTCGTCACCCTCCGCTCCGCCTCCGGTGCGCTCGTCTCGATCACCAACTCGCGGCACAGCTCGGTCGGCTACGACCAGCGCCTCGAGGCCTTCGGCGCCGACGGCTCGATCGAGGTCGCGAACGCCCTCACCAGCCTGGTCAGCGTCTCGAACGGCACCAGCGTGCAGGCGAAGCCGCCGTACCAGGACTTCTTCCTCGAGCGCTACGCCGTGGCCTACCGGGCCGAGCTGACCGAGTTCATCAGGCTCGCCCGCGGCGAGGAGTCGACGAGCCCCACGTTCGCCGACGGCCGCGCCGCCCTCGTCCTCGCCGATGCCGCCGCCCGCTCCGCGGTCGAGCGCGTCTCGGTGAGCGTCGAGCTGTAG
- a CDS encoding TIM barrel protein has product MLFPELEFVDRVRRLHERGFEVEIWDWSTKDLPALAATGATFSSMTGYLTGDLITPDGIAETLRTAELSLAAAEIIDSPRLNLHGTGLAPGGLPVRPGTEVTPEDRERAEDTLRRLAALGEERGRVFTLENLNTAVDHPGTPFARAEDTLALVSAVDRPGLRLNLDLYHAQIGEGNLLELVRRCLPWIGEIQVADVPGRCEPGTGEIRYPAVAQELRALGYDGVVGLEAWPSTDSEAALDAFEAAFAL; this is encoded by the coding sequence ATGCTCTTCCCGGAGCTGGAGTTCGTCGACCGCGTCCGCCGCCTGCACGAGCGCGGCTTCGAGGTCGAGATCTGGGACTGGTCCACCAAGGACCTGCCCGCGCTCGCGGCGACCGGCGCGACGTTCTCGTCGATGACCGGCTACCTCACCGGCGACCTGATCACGCCCGACGGCATCGCCGAGACGCTCCGGACGGCCGAGCTCTCGCTCGCGGCGGCCGAGATCATCGACAGCCCGCGGCTGAACCTGCACGGCACCGGCCTCGCGCCGGGCGGCCTGCCCGTCCGGCCCGGGACCGAGGTGACGCCCGAGGACCGCGAGCGCGCCGAGGACACCCTCCGCCGGCTGGCCGCGCTCGGCGAGGAGCGCGGCCGGGTCTTCACCCTGGAGAACCTCAACACGGCCGTCGACCACCCGGGCACGCCGTTCGCCCGCGCCGAGGACACCCTCGCGCTGGTCAGCGCGGTCGACCGCCCGGGTCTGCGGCTGAACCTCGACCTGTACCACGCGCAGATCGGCGAGGGGAACCTGCTCGAGCTCGTGCGCCGGTGCCTGCCCTGGATCGGCGAGATCCAGGTCGCCGACGTGCCCGGCCGCTGCGAGCCCGGGACCGGGGAGATCCGCTACCCGGCCGTCGCCCAGGAGCTGCGCGCCCTCGGCTACGACGGGGTCGTCGGCCTCGAGGCGTGGCCGTCGACCGACTCCGAGGCGGCGCTCGACGCCTTCGAGGCGGCCTTCGCGCTCTGA
- a CDS encoding Gfo/Idh/MocA family oxidoreductase yields MVHRFGVGLVSVGWMGRLHTRAYRAVPEHYPDLGVAVDLVSAADTDPGTRSLAEDVLGYRRTTADYREVLEDPEVDIVSICAPNFLHREVALAAAAAGKPFWIEKPMGRSAAESSEIARAAADAGVVTSVGFNYRHAPALAQARSLIRDGAIGRVTNVSVRLLADYSADPLGALTWRFLQARAGSGVLGDLLSHGADLAQYLVGRIDSVSALTETFVRERPLPGSAAAGHFSKGTEGGERGAVENEDYAAVLGRFESGAVAVLEASRVAVGPRAEYTLEVYGTKGSLRWDFQRLNELQLADDPSGYRTIMAQPGFGDFSRFQPGAGTSMGFDDLKTIEASLFLTSVLEGRQLAPSAADAWSAAEIVEAALRSDRSRAWESVGTVNGDVTYDA; encoded by the coding sequence ATGGTGCACCGTTTCGGAGTAGGTCTGGTGTCGGTCGGCTGGATGGGGCGCCTGCACACGCGGGCGTACCGCGCGGTCCCGGAGCACTACCCGGACCTCGGCGTCGCCGTGGACCTCGTGTCGGCGGCCGACACCGATCCTGGCACGCGCTCGCTGGCCGAGGACGTCCTCGGCTACCGCCGGACGACGGCGGACTACCGGGAGGTGCTCGAGGACCCGGAGGTCGACATCGTCTCGATCTGTGCGCCGAACTTCCTGCACCGCGAGGTCGCGCTCGCCGCGGCGGCGGCCGGCAAGCCGTTCTGGATCGAGAAGCCGATGGGCCGCTCCGCCGCCGAGTCGTCCGAGATCGCGCGCGCGGCCGCCGACGCCGGCGTCGTCACCTCGGTCGGCTTCAACTACCGGCACGCGCCGGCCCTGGCACAGGCCCGCTCCCTGATCCGCGACGGAGCGATCGGCCGGGTCACCAACGTCAGCGTGCGCCTGCTCGCCGACTACTCCGCGGATCCGCTCGGCGCCCTCACCTGGCGCTTCCTGCAGGCGCGGGCCGGCTCGGGCGTGCTCGGCGATCTGCTCTCGCACGGCGCCGACCTGGCGCAGTACCTGGTCGGGCGGATCGACTCGGTCTCCGCGCTCACCGAGACCTTCGTGCGCGAGCGCCCGCTGCCCGGCTCGGCCGCGGCGGGCCACTTCAGCAAGGGCACCGAGGGCGGCGAGCGCGGCGCGGTCGAGAACGAGGACTACGCGGCGGTGCTCGGCCGCTTCGAGTCCGGCGCGGTCGCGGTGCTGGAGGCGAGCCGGGTCGCGGTCGGGCCCCGCGCCGAGTACACGCTCGAGGTCTACGGCACGAAGGGCTCGCTGCGCTGGGACTTCCAGCGGCTGAACGAGCTGCAGCTCGCCGACGACCCGAGCGGCTACCGCACGATCATGGCGCAGCCGGGCTTCGGCGACTTCTCCCGCTTCCAGCCGGGCGCCGGGACGAGCATGGGCTTCGACGACCTCAAGACGATCGAGGCGTCGCTCTTCCTGACCTCGGTGCTGGAGGGGCGCCAGCTCGCGCCGTCGGCCGCGGACGCCTGGTCGGCCGCCGAGATCGTCGAGGCGGCGCTCCGCAGCGACCGCTCGCGGGCGTGGGAGAGCGTCGGGACGGTCAACGGAGACGTCACCTACGACGCCTGA